Genomic window (Fundidesulfovibrio terrae):
ATAGTCTCATGCGCGGCATCACGATCCCATTGCTGGTCGCCTTGTTGTTCGCGGTTTGCACGGTGGCCATGACGGCCTCGCCCGCTCTCGCGCAGCAGGACGAGCAGGTCGTCACGGTCACTGCGAAACAGTACGAGTTTTCCCCCCAAACGATCACTGTGAAGAAGGGAACTCCCGTGGTCCTCGAGTTGACGTCACTGGACAGGCTGCACGGATTCTCCTGCCCGGCCCTCAAGCTCCGCAGCGACATCCCCCCCGGGAAAACCACCACCGTGCGTTTCGTCCCGGACAAGGTCGGGACGTTCCCCTTCCACTGCGACAATTTCTGCGGTTCCGGTCACGAACACATGATCGGGACCATCACCGTCACCGAATAGGAGCGCTGCATCGCGCGCCAGATCATGGGGGAGAGCAATCTCCCCCTTCTTTTTTGCGTGCCCGGGCCGCGTTTGCGGCGGCGCGTAACCGTCAGCCCTCCCCCCGCCTCTAGACCAAGACCCGCAACTCAGCGACCGACGCCAGCCGCGCCACTCCACCGCACCATCGGAACACTTCCATGCTTCACATAGCCCTGAAAATGCTCTTCGGCGACATGGGGAAATACCTGGGCATCGTCGTGGCCATCGCCCTGTCTTCCATCATCATGATCCAGCAGCCGGCCATCCTGGTGGACATCCTCAGCCAGACCTATGGCGCCATCTCCGACATGGACCTCCCCGACATCTGGGTCATGGACCCCAAGGTGCAGTCCATCGAAGATTCCAAGCCCATGCAGGACACGCAGCTCTACCGCGTGCGCGGGGTCAGCGGAGTGGAATGGGCCGTGCCCTTCTTCAAGGGCGGGCAGAAGGTGCGCCTGGAGAACGGCGAGACCGCCCAGTGCCAGATGAACGGCCTGGACGAGGCCACACTCATCGGCGGCCCGGCGGTGATGCTCGAAGGAAATCTCGCCGATCTGCGAATCCCCGACGCGGTCATCGTGGACGAAGCCGGAGCCAAGGGCAGGCTGGCCATGCGCACCGCCGAGGGAACCCCGATCCCTGTTAAACTGGGCGACATCCTGGAGATCAACGACAAGCGCGCCCAGGTGGTGGGCATCGCCCGGTCCACGCCGAGCTTCATGTCCCAGCCGGTGATCTTCACTACATACGCCCGCGCCAAGACCTTCGCCTTCAGCGAGCGCAAACTCCTGAGCTTCGTGCTGGCCAAGGCCAAGCCGGACGAGAGGCCCGAGAACGTGGCCCGGCGCATCACCGCCGAGACCGGACTGGCCGCCTATTCGGCCGAGGAATTCAAGGACAAATCCCTGAACCACATCATCGAGCACACCAACATCCTGGTGAACATCGGCTTCGTGGTCGTGATCGGCTTCGTGGTCGGAACCGCTGTCACGGGCCAGATCTTCTACAACTTCACCTTGGACAACCTGCGCTATTTCGGAGTGTTCAAGGCAATGGGAGCCACGGATTCAATGCTTACGCGCATGATCCTCCTGCAGGCGTTTCTTGTTGGTTTCGTGGGATACGGCCTGGGCGCT
Coding sequences:
- a CDS encoding cupredoxin domain-containing protein → MRGITIPLLVALLFAVCTVAMTASPALAQQDEQVVTVTAKQYEFSPQTITVKKGTPVVLELTSLDRLHGFSCPALKLRSDIPPGKTTTVRFVPDKVGTFPFHCDNFCGSGHEHMIGTITVTE
- a CDS encoding ABC transporter permease; the protein is MLHIALKMLFGDMGKYLGIVVAIALSSIIMIQQPAILVDILSQTYGAISDMDLPDIWVMDPKVQSIEDSKPMQDTQLYRVRGVSGVEWAVPFFKGGQKVRLENGETAQCQMNGLDEATLIGGPAVMLEGNLADLRIPDAVIVDEAGAKGRLAMRTAEGTPIPVKLGDILEINDKRAQVVGIARSTPSFMSQPVIFTTYARAKTFAFSERKLLSFVLAKAKPDERPENVARRITAETGLAAYSAEEFKDKSLNHIIEHTNILVNIGFVVVIGFVVGTAVTGQIFYNFTLDNLRYFGVFKAMGATDSMLTRMILLQAFLVGFVGYGLGAGLSAAFMAASAGGMGPQPKMTWQLLAGSGGAVMLIVALAAMLSARRVLKLESAVVFKA